The window aagctgagtgtgtgtgatcagGTTTACTAAGATTGtcttataaaaaatgtaaaaaccttgctctttacagtctgtatagTAATGCATGTTATAGATAAATTAATCCTATTATAGCAGCTTGAGGTTCCCTGTCTAGTTTTATTTCTaactcacacacattattcattcatgttttttgtacttAATGTCCCAGTCTGgcctgtctgtcagcagcaggtcAGTACAGTGACTGTCTGAAGCTGGTGAACAACTGGATGTTTGTAGACGGTCCCACGTCTGACCTTTTCGTCCTCAGAGCCCGACTGCACAGACATCTCAACCAGGTCACAACTGCAGGAAGCTTCAAATACCTAGAAACCAGCAGCATATACACTTTATTGTAAAgaaagctgctgctgtaaagAATCAGGTAGTAAAATAGAAAAGTAAAATGACCTTAAATCTGTAGGTCAACAGCACTGCAGCGctgaaataacaaaatgtttttagtttctCCTTTTTGACAAAGTAAAGTTCAGATAAAGAGACTTTTCTATTACCTTAAACTTGAACACATTGACATAATCTTCATGGTTGAAGCAAAAAAGGAACAAccttataaaaacatttcaaatgtgaataaatgaacaagACACAAGAGTTTctaaccctcctgttgtcatCGGGTCAATTCTGACCCGatgacaacaggtgtcattatgtactgtcatcaaaaaaattgaaatggttttaaaacagcatcctgactaagaaattatgaattattttaaatatagttgagatcagaggaaaatatgttaaGGGATTATGGCAGACaagtttagtcaggatactgttttaagTATTTATACACAGTAAATGAGTTGGTCAAACTGTATACAGTTACATAGACATGTATCATGTATCTTAAATCTACTGCAGCTACTCTAAACACGCAATCAAATAACCACCAGTGATCGTCTCTCCCATCCAGGCGTCACGATGTTACCAAGACGTGAAGTCGGCTCTGGCGTTGAACCCGACGTGTCCGGAGGCCGGagcgctgctgctgcagctgcaggagaccaGCGAATGGGCCAGACAGAAGGCCGTGGACAGATCTCTGAGCGGCCAGCTGCCTGAAGCCCTCTGTATGATCAACATCGCTCTGGCCAACAGCCCGCAGGACGGACGCCTCTACCTGTTCAGGTGGACAACATGAAACACTCAAACAATCGTTTTCTCAGTGTTGATGAACCAATTGATTACTTCTTCAATCAATCAGTTTATCATCTAGtataaaaactatgaaaaagGTGACAAGGGTCAGTTACAAGTTACTAGAGTTCAAAGTGATGTTTCTAATGAGCTTGTTTAGTCTGAAGCCTTCGacagtaaaatactgtaaatgttggTATATTTAATAACTGACAAGATGTGAACAGTTTAAACTTAGAATTagatttaaaatgactttttccatCTATTGGCTAATTGTTTTATCAACTCCTCATTTCTACAGTAATTCATTTGAATCTATTTCAGTTTAATCTTCATTTCAATTAAATCCCGTTGATCTaaattcagtttagtttagtttaattcaATTCTCTCCATCAGAGGGATTCTGTACCGGCGTCTGAAAGACTTCACAGCAGCCATCGAGGATCTGGTCCAGGCTGTCGAGCTAGACGAGGAGGTTGGTGAGGAGTCCAGAGGTCAGGTGGAGGCCACAGATGAGGAGGAGTGCGGCTCCGTGCAGAAGGAGGCGCAGTTTCAGCTGGTTCTCACCTACAATGATTTTGCCGTTCAGTGCTTCAGCAGGGGCCTCTACGCTGAGGCGGTGCTGCTACTCAACAAAGGCATTCAGGAGGAGAAGAGCCAGGCGGGCCTGTACCTGAACCGAGGAGGTGAGGCCGTACACGTGTGTGTGATGGGGGAGAAAACACAAGTTGTCCTTTTAAATCTGCAAGCTGAAAAGAAAGAACATCTAGTGAGATGTTTGTGAAGTTTAACTTGTTGTTGGCATGTAGTGAAAATGACATGAACCTACAAAGTAAGATGAACATATTAAGTGAAACTGAAAAGGTGCAACTTGACAAACCTGATCAACTTTTTTCAGCAGTAGAGTTTGGAGAGTGTTTCCAACAATCTATGCACAGTTTTTACTGTTTCACCACAACTTACATATAGATACAATAAACTGATATTAACTGAAAAGGGTTTTAAGTTACTGAATATATTCTCAGAAGTGTTGATCATATTATACAgaagcaattcaaagtgctttacagagtgATGAAACAGTAAAAATTTGGTCAGGacatagatacacacaaacacataaacaattagtcgatttaTCAATAAgtcaaaaataaacaacaatttgGCTAATTGATTCTCATTTATTGATTCCACCTGCTCAAAtgtgtggatttgctgcttttctctcattGATTTagttgtaaattgaatatttttgggttttggacttttttgctattttctaaCTTTTCgaccaaacaatgaattgacAAACTAATTGACAGGAatggaaattaaaattaaagtttaattaaaaTCACAACTGGGGCCtatttcaccaaatttgcaacatgcaagcCGTGACTTGCAACATGAGATCATTTCTTCTGTTGTTAATTTTGACCCATGAGTGAGTGATAGGACTGTAGGACTTGCAAATGTATCTGTATAATCTGCATGTAAGCAGCACCTGCAGATCTCTGTCATGAAACAGATCCCTGATCTATGACATGAAGTGACTAAATGAACTAAATGAActaaaattgtgtgtgtgtgtgtgtgtgtgtgtgtgtcagactgttTCTTTATGCAGGGGGAGTGGTGTTACGCTCTGGCTGACTACCGGCAGGCAGAGGAGATGATGAGACCTGATGACCCGGCTGTCAGGCTCCGCCTCTCTGTCCTCTACAACACGCTGGGCTCCCTCTGCTTCCAGGAGgggtcagacacacacaaacacattaacatgcatAGAAACACACAGGTGATATGCTAACATCCTCATAAACACGTCAATAAACAAGAGAAAGCAAGAGAGTAAAGTCATCTTGATTAGATAATGATGGTGTTGTTGATGTGAGTATGTTTGTGTACATCTGTAGGTGTTTCCAGGAGGCGGCTGACAGGTTTTCTCTGGCCATCCAGTACAACCCAACAGTAGGTCACTACTATGAGAGCAGAGCCAAGGCTTTCCGAAAGCTCCTGAACCTGGAGGGAGCCAGATCGGACTTCATCCGCACGCTGATCCTGGATCCCACCAACAAGGAGGTCAGAACTTCATCTCACCCTCCGGATCCTCAGACGTCACACAGCAACAGAAGACTGCCTCTGAATGCACTTAAATACAACGTGTCTCATTGTCATCTCAaacttttacattattattatattagctGTTGTTGTCTGTCAATAGAACTTTCATTTGTAAATGTGTCACCATCTACTGAATTTTTCTTTGATCTTTTCATTCAGTGAGAGGAACATACTTTAGGCTACATCCACactaatatattttcatttttaaacacataacTTTTGCTACATTTACACCCAGCATCCACACTACTGCGGCGTTTTCAAACCCCTAAAACAGAGACTTATGAAAAGCTGTTGACTCCGTTTTATTTTGAAACCCCAGGGGGTTGCATTTTAGTCAATGACACAACAGACCCGCTTCTACGAGTGTGCAAAAGCATGCATTGCACCCTCAGttgaaatttgaataataaacACCTTCATATGCCGCAGGGATTTAATTAACTGAAGGTGAAGCTTTTCACACAGAATAAAGCAGCTCTGGgcaacagatactgtaagaatcacccacaCTCATTACATGCGTGCCCAGTGTACGTGAGCGGTCATGTGATATGTATAGTTTTAAATTGAAAACGTGTTAGTGTGAACGTGGCCTTTTTTCCATATCATATTGAGTCCTTCAGTAATACAACACATCGATATTGAGATACTGCtgtgacaataacaacaatattactgaataaataattttctttaatcTTGTGTGTTTAGCTGCCTCCTATGCTGATGAGCCTGTTCCCCGGACGCAGCATGTCAGATGTTCTGTCCAGTCAAACAGGACAAGCAGTCAGAGCCCAGCTGACGGACACCATCCAGGCCTGCAGCTCCTCGCCAGATCAGCAAAGCGACACGTACCCGCTTCACGCTGACTGTAGAACAGCTGAcagaacatcagcagcagaaaacagaagCACATTAATGATTCTGtgttaatgaatgaatagaatgaatgtttttatggACTGAAATGACACTCAGCTCACTGTTAATCTGTAAAAATACAACTGTTCCTTTTTTGCCAAATTAAGATGCATGTGTCTTGTGTGCTATGACGTGTTCACAGACTGAGTGAGAAGCTCCAAATGATGACTCTGACCAGTGACAACACAGCGAGCCAATCAGAAGACTCATCTGAAGCAGGGAAGGAGTTGAAGTTGAATGTAAATCAACAAGAGctgcagatgatgatgatgaagagcacTCTGCAGGTACTAAAGGGAAGATGATAGCTGATCAGTAGCACAGCCGTAGTTATAGATATAGTTCCTCATTAAATTCAGATTTGAACAAAACTCTACTAATTTTGAAAGtagttttaaaaataatatctaAATAGtaaaaaggtcaaataaaatatcatataataataataaaaatccatGTAAAACCACACAAAGCCATGCAGGAATAATACCTTGatatttattaaatgattaataaaataataaaggtcCTCCATGTTTCAGAACCCTTTTCAAGCATTTTACCTTAAATTCAGTAGATTCAGATTAGATCTACAGGACATGtccaaataaacttttaatgtTTGTAGGCAAgcttaaaaaaatctgtgagTTGTGATGTGCAACATGGGCTCATTTCCTTTCTTGGTTGATGTAGTTCATGTCgtttttgaaacatttatcTGTGTTATCGTGCTGAACTCCAGCTGTTCCTCTCTGTCGACTGCAGCAGACGAATGAAGCGGTTCAATCGCTTCTCCATCAGCGTCCAGCTCTGCACCACACCGGCCCACCGCCTCCTTCTACACAGAGGAACCGCACCAAACCACCTGTAGACATGAGAGGAAGTCATACTGCAACAAGAGATTTGGGGTGTTTGGAGTCCACATCTAAGAAATGATGGTGGAATTACTCACTGTGCTTTTTgcttgcatttttcattttaatttctccTTGACTCAGActttaaaataatcaaagtAGACAGTTAGTGTTTATAGCCGACTACCGTTTGTAGTTAATGacttaaaatacacaaaaccacCATTCTGCTCCTTCAACCTGAACTTATGATTTGAAGATAGAACAGTAGAGAGAAATCATTCagcacaagaaaaaacacaacaagacaGAACAGCAGTGACAGTAATGACAGCACAACACTGTGGTATGATCCTTTAATCAGGATGTTATTATGTAGTCCGATAGGTGGCAGCAGAGGCTCAAATTTAGCTTGATAACATTACTCTTGAGTCCTCAACTGCTGTGCAACTAAATGTTTGGGTTCTGGCTCTGCAACAGCTCTTCATCTACATTGTCCAGGTGATCTAATTTATCTGATTTGCTTAATTGAGAATAATTCTGTGACATGTAAACTGAGACGTAACCTCAAacatgaatgagtgagttttttaaaaccactgattcaaatgtttctttggtcaaactgtgtgttgaactgtggatctttttttatgtttttctccatgtctttatgtcactttatgtcatttttcaagtagTTATATAGTATGTAAATGTTCATAAACATtcataatattaaattaaattcccGTCCATCCCTGAAGCAGACCTGCGTTCAGTTTGGGTCAGGAGGAGGGTTGTGATGCACGTCAATCCTGTCAGATTCACAGCAAACCGAAGCTGCGTCACTCCGTCGTTTTGAAAGGGGGATTACTTTCTCTGACAATTTATTATAAAACCCAAGACGACATTTTTATTTAACGTTGAAGTGCAGCAGATGGtcttaattactgtaaattatgTAGCAATAAACAGCACAAGAGTTGTCTTAACTTAACAAGCTCAAGCCGTCACACTGTCTGAAGATCTGAAACAGCTCTGACGAGGATGTAtggtgtgtcatgtgatcatgtCTAAAGGCAAAAATATTTATACTTGTTTTTCCAAATGGTGATGCTGAAAGTCTGGGTGAAAAGTCTGTCACCATAGAGATAGCTGAGACATGATGCACAGTCTCTCTGCAAAGGCCTTCATGATGTTGCACTCACAATTACatgtgaaaagtgacagaagtagtgtggaaagagaaaaagagctCAAGAGAGAAGTGGTTATTGTTGGCAAAATGATATTAATTTAAGCTCCAtttattagcttttttaaaaataacattattatacCTTAATCATTTCTTTCCAGTGAGCCCAAACTAATGCTGGCAGTCTTGTTGTTCAGCAGAAGTAGTGAATCTGATTGAGTGTTGTAGTGTAACACTGGTAATCGGTGTCAGCAGAGTGAAGATGTGTTGTGGCTGCAGCTCTGCGGTGTTTCCTAGGAGGCAGCTGACCTCGCAGCATTAACAACAGCTGTGGCAACAgctgacacacagagaaaggaCCTGTGGCACACTGGCTGCTGTCTCACAATATAAAGTACCCACACCACATAGCTAAAAGCACAAACATACCAAACATACCAGACTCTGTCGCAGTTACTTTCACGCGGTGCACTTTTTGTGCTTAATTGACACTAATGAAAATTGATCCAGCAAACATTCTCTTCAGCGTCTCCGCTGCATGTGGAATATTAGAGAAAGTGCTCTTTTCACTGGTGAAgaagtcatatttttttatttctccagatgtatttctttattatatttcGATACCCACTGAAATTCCACGCCGCCGAGGAATGTGGGCGCAGACGACCACGCTCATACTTGTGTCAATCAACAATTATTGTGTTGATGTTGTCGATGTCTGCTGAGCAGCGCAGCGGCCCAACACAACTTGTGGTGGACAGGCCTTcagacggtgtgtgtgtgtgtttctgttcatgtGAGGACAAGCTGTCATTCAAAGGTTCGATCAATCTCGACAATTCTTCaaaattaggttttttttttctggttattGTTTTTTCTAACAGCTCATCTAAAATTAGGGCCAAGATTAGGATTAGATTAGTGTTAATTGAAGTGCTCTGGTTAAAATCAGGGATTATAGACAGTGGAAAGTCTAAGGTAATACAgtcctgcatgtgtgtgggcTGTAGCCCCTCAGCAGAGTGGTGCGGGATAGACAGTGGTCGTAAAGGAGCTGAAAAGTGTTTCACACTTGTGCAATAAAAGGCTCGAGTTACCGTCCTGTCAGGGCCGGGAGGCGCAGCCAGCCGGGAGGTGCCGGTGGCCCAGCCAGCCAGGTTTCTGAGCCCAGACAAAAACACCTTTCTCTGGGCACAGGAGCTGGTGGCTTGGCCCCGGCTCAAAACATTCcctggtggaggtggaggttcATTCACGTTCTGGCCGGAGACTGTTTTGTCTAAGATACGCAGAACACGTTTGTAGTCTTTGGGTAGTGTTCGCGGGCAGGTGACGTGCATGGACGCATGTTCTCctgaagtgaaagtgaaacGAGATATGTGGGTTTGGAATTGGATTAGTCTTGCTAGACTGAAGTGGGCCTTGAAGTTTGTGCCAGTCAGGGTTTTTGTCAATGGCCGGCTTCTGTAAAATCCATATCACTTCATTATGATAATGGCTGGGACGCTTGAGGCTGTAAAAATTCCATCCAGTCCCTGAAGACCAGTTAAAAACAGGtattcaacatttcattttatttagaaaatattacaaaattataaaaaaatcaaacacacagttatatactgtatacagaatATACAATCTTCCATACTGTAATAAATAGCAATATACTCATAAAAGTTTTCACCAGAAACATTACACTGTCTGAACAATGCACATTGGGGACAGAAATCATATCCAAAGCTGCTCGGTCAGTAAAGTAAAGTTAACAGACAGAAGAGTCCACCTGCTGATCCAGAAACACATCAAGATGCTTCAGGCGGGTTACAGCCCGACGTCTGGGCCGCTGCTATCCCTCGCTCCATCGTCTGATGCTCCACATGACACATTTGGCACCTCGAGGACGTATAAAAACGGTAAAATGTGCTTTACAGTCTTGTAATTTTCATAGCCGAGTTCGACCGCGTGTTTCCCTTCCCTGCGAGAGAcgggaaagagaaagaggagggagaacGGACAGACAGAGGCGAGCAGACGAAGGGAGTCCCCTGAGGAACATTTCTAAAgacaatttatatattttggagAGATAAACCATCTGCCTGTTTGTTCTTCTCATAAATTTTCCAGTCAGTTTTACTGGCTTGTCTCAGCCACCGTCTCCCTGTTcgtgctgtgtgtgttcttcGTAGCATGCTGCCTGTCCTCAGATTTGGACAAGTGCTTCAGACAGCTGTGTTCTTATCGGGTCTTCGAGGGCACCAGAGTCCCGATTCACCTTTTGTCCTTGCCTCTAAATTTTTATAACCATGACAGGACGATACTGTTTCTTTACCTGTTGGCTACAGTGGCTGGTGGATTCCAAAAGTCGCTGTTGACCTTAAATATTCTACCAGCCAAAAATGAGTTTTGGAGTAGAAAGGATGTCCACATGATGGTTGGTTTCCTGCTGAAGTAAATTAACTTACCAGCCACGTACAAGTTTATCAGCATTTAGCTGACAGTTATTTGGTTATCTTCCCATTTCCCGCTCATAACCCACCACTCGCTATGCCTGTTCTTCAGGATGAAGTCCGACGACATTAGACAGAttgtcagttgtgtttttggGGTCACTTCCAACCGTTCATCTCTTTGAGCTTGCTGATGCTG of the Thunnus maccoyii chromosome 9, fThuMac1.1, whole genome shotgun sequence genome contains:
- the LOC121903385 gene encoding tetratricopeptide repeat protein 16 isoform X2; translation: MDTSEKRNEQTQVEEQSLFPTAVSEEELDEARRKNTFKQLFGSSKIFLAGEKHPQRPDLQGSLIIQNKAAQHYTEGKEAMGKSQYEKAVICFSKAIALQPEQTQLYVNQGEAYLQLCDFQSAAACYKQAWLLEPEAFSARLAFIYYLQGQCLFDGGSFLEALEAFSKAAEVKPGCRAYEYRSLACLSAAGQYSDCLKLVNNWMFVDGPTSDLFVLRARLHRHLNQASRCYQDVKSALALNPTCPEAGALLLQLQETSEWARQKAVDRSLSGQLPEALCMINIALANSPQDGRLYLFRGILYRRLKDFTAAIEDLVQAVELDEEVGEESRGQVEATDEEECGSVQKEAQFQLVLTYNDFAVQCFSRGLYAEAVLLLNKGIQEEKSQAGLYLNRGDCFFMQGEWCYALADYRQAEEMMRPDDPAVRLRLSVLYNTLGSLCFQEGCFQEAADRFSLAIQYNPTVGHYYESRAKAFRKLLNLEGARSDFIRTLILDPTNKELPPMLMSLFPGRSMSDVLSSQTGQAVRAQLTDTIQACSSSPDQQSDTLSEKLQMMTLTSDNTASQSEDSSEAGKELKLNVNQQELQMMMMKSTLQQTNEAVQSLLHQRPALHHTGPPPPSTQRNRTKPPVDMRGSHTATRDLGCLESTSKK
- the LOC121903385 gene encoding tetratricopeptide repeat protein 16 isoform X1 — translated: MDTSEKRNEQTSQQVEEQSLFPTAVSEEELDEARRKNTFKQLFGSSKIFLAGEKHPQRPDLQGSLIIQNKAAQHYTEGKEAMGKSQYEKAVICFSKAIALQPEQTQLYVNQGEAYLQLCDFQSAAACYKQAWLLEPEAFSARLAFIYYLQGQCLFDGGSFLEALEAFSKAAEVKPGCRAYEYRSLACLSAAGQYSDCLKLVNNWMFVDGPTSDLFVLRARLHRHLNQASRCYQDVKSALALNPTCPEAGALLLQLQETSEWARQKAVDRSLSGQLPEALCMINIALANSPQDGRLYLFRGILYRRLKDFTAAIEDLVQAVELDEEVGEESRGQVEATDEEECGSVQKEAQFQLVLTYNDFAVQCFSRGLYAEAVLLLNKGIQEEKSQAGLYLNRGDCFFMQGEWCYALADYRQAEEMMRPDDPAVRLRLSVLYNTLGSLCFQEGCFQEAADRFSLAIQYNPTVGHYYESRAKAFRKLLNLEGARSDFIRTLILDPTNKELPPMLMSLFPGRSMSDVLSSQTGQAVRAQLTDTIQACSSSPDQQSDTLSEKLQMMTLTSDNTASQSEDSSEAGKELKLNVNQQELQMMMMKSTLQQTNEAVQSLLHQRPALHHTGPPPPSTQRNRTKPPVDMRGSHTATRDLGCLESTSKK
- the LOC121903385 gene encoding tetratricopeptide repeat protein 16 isoform X3, translating into MDTSEKRNEQTVEEQSLFPTAVSEEELDEARRKNTFKQLFGSSKIFLAGEKHPQRPDLQGSLIIQNKAAQHYTEGKEAMGKSQYEKAVICFSKAIALQPEQTQLYVNQGEAYLQLCDFQSAAACYKQAWLLEPEAFSARLAFIYYLQGQCLFDGGSFLEALEAFSKAAEVKPGCRAYEYRSLACLSAAGQYSDCLKLVNNWMFVDGPTSDLFVLRARLHRHLNQASRCYQDVKSALALNPTCPEAGALLLQLQETSEWARQKAVDRSLSGQLPEALCMINIALANSPQDGRLYLFRGILYRRLKDFTAAIEDLVQAVELDEEVGEESRGQVEATDEEECGSVQKEAQFQLVLTYNDFAVQCFSRGLYAEAVLLLNKGIQEEKSQAGLYLNRGDCFFMQGEWCYALADYRQAEEMMRPDDPAVRLRLSVLYNTLGSLCFQEGCFQEAADRFSLAIQYNPTVGHYYESRAKAFRKLLNLEGARSDFIRTLILDPTNKELPPMLMSLFPGRSMSDVLSSQTGQAVRAQLTDTIQACSSSPDQQSDTLSEKLQMMTLTSDNTASQSEDSSEAGKELKLNVNQQELQMMMMKSTLQQTNEAVQSLLHQRPALHHTGPPPPSTQRNRTKPPVDMRGSHTATRDLGCLESTSKK